A single region of the Candidatus Zymogenaceae bacterium genome encodes:
- a CDS encoding YifB family Mg chelatase-like AAA ATPase has protein sequence MLSLVKSGAVLGIDAYIVDVEVDLAQGLPHFSTVGLPDAAVKESKDRVRAAVKNSGYDFPIQKITVNLAPADIKKEGSAFDLPIAVAILSASGIITKQSLENTCMVGELSLDGSLKPVKGVLPLAVAARDNRFERLLVPAENAREAAVVDGVSVVPIRSLPEAVGCLRGEEEIPPVVVDRREMFRSHNRYDNDFSDVRGQAHAKRALEVATAGGHNAIMIGPPGSGKTMLAKRIPTILPEMSFEEALETTKIHSVAGKMDGRPLIATRPFRSPHHTISDAGLIGGGQIPSPGEVSLAHNGVLFLDEIPEFNKNTLEVMRQPLEDGSVTISRALMSITYPARVMLVAAMNPCPCGYLDDPNNDCTCSIYQIRKYRSRLSGPMLDRIDIHIEVPALKYRELKERESEGSTAIRKRVNAARDIQYHRFRERDYFFNAGMSQKDLAIFAPVTKEGEKLLERVMQSLKLSARAYTRIIKVARTIADLEGGEQILPRHLAEAVQYRSLDREGM, from the coding sequence ATGCTCTCATTGGTGAAAAGCGGCGCGGTATTGGGTATCGACGCCTACATAGTCGATGTGGAAGTGGACCTTGCCCAGGGTCTGCCGCATTTTTCCACAGTGGGCCTGCCGGATGCCGCGGTCAAGGAGAGCAAGGATCGGGTCAGGGCCGCCGTAAAGAACTCGGGCTATGACTTTCCGATTCAAAAAATCACCGTAAACCTGGCCCCCGCGGACATCAAGAAGGAAGGGTCCGCCTTCGATCTCCCCATCGCCGTGGCGATACTGAGCGCCTCGGGAATCATTACGAAACAGTCACTGGAAAACACCTGTATGGTCGGAGAGCTTTCCCTGGACGGAAGCCTCAAGCCCGTCAAGGGGGTGCTGCCCCTGGCCGTTGCGGCTCGGGACAATCGATTCGAGCGGCTCCTGGTGCCCGCCGAAAACGCCCGGGAGGCGGCGGTCGTGGACGGCGTATCGGTGGTGCCGATTCGCTCTCTGCCCGAGGCGGTGGGTTGTTTACGGGGAGAAGAGGAGATCCCTCCCGTCGTCGTGGACCGCCGGGAGATGTTTCGGAGCCATAACAGGTACGACAACGACTTTTCCGACGTCAGGGGTCAGGCGCACGCAAAGCGCGCCCTGGAAGTGGCCACGGCCGGAGGCCACAATGCGATCATGATCGGTCCTCCCGGTTCGGGAAAGACCATGCTGGCAAAGAGAATTCCGACGATTCTGCCGGAGATGAGCTTCGAGGAGGCGCTTGAGACGACGAAGATACACAGCGTCGCCGGCAAGATGGACGGAAGGCCCCTCATCGCCACACGGCCCTTTCGATCGCCCCACCATACCATCTCGGACGCAGGCCTCATCGGCGGGGGACAGATTCCCTCTCCCGGGGAGGTGAGCCTCGCACACAACGGGGTGCTGTTTCTGGACGAGATACCGGAATTCAACAAAAACACCCTGGAGGTCATGAGGCAGCCCCTCGAGGACGGCTCCGTCACCATCTCCCGGGCGCTGATGAGCATCACGTATCCGGCCAGGGTCATGCTGGTTGCGGCCATGAACCCGTGTCCTTGCGGATATCTGGACGATCCGAACAACGACTGTACCTGTTCGATATATCAGATACGCAAATATCGATCGAGACTGTCGGGCCCCATGCTTGATCGGATCGATATTCATATCGAGGTGCCGGCCTTGAAATATCGGGAGTTGAAGGAGAGGGAATCAGAGGGGTCTACGGCCATCAGGAAGCGGGTGAACGCCGCACGGGATATACAGTATCACAGGTTTCGTGAGCGGGACTACTTTTTCAACGCGGGAATGTCCCAGAAGGACCTGGCGATATTCGCCCCCGTCACAAAGGAGGGAGAGAAGCTCCTGGAGCGGGTCATGCAGTCGTTAAAGCTCTCCGCCAGGGCATACACCCGGATCATAAAGGTGGCAAGGACCATCGCCGATCTCGAGGGAGGAGAGCAGATACTCCCCCGGCATCTGGCGGAGGCGGTCCAGTACCGCTCGCTGGACCGGGAGGGGATGTAA
- a CDS encoding cyclic nucleotide-binding domain-containing protein, giving the protein MDPALLKNIYLFEDLSQEEIKKVSEIVVSETFPEGHMLFKEGDKGDRFYIIRKGAVRISQNIAGTGEEALTILEEGTYFGEMALIDDAPRSADAIIHAETELFAIYKKDFDNLLFFDKDIAYKMLWAFVRTLSSRLRETNDKLKAFLQMAGNF; this is encoded by the coding sequence ATGGATCCTGCGCTGCTCAAGAATATTTATCTCTTCGAAGACCTCTCCCAGGAGGAAATAAAGAAGGTTTCTGAGATAGTGGTATCGGAAACCTTTCCCGAAGGACACATGTTATTCAAAGAGGGTGACAAGGGCGATCGGTTCTATATCATCCGAAAAGGAGCGGTACGGATCAGCCAGAACATCGCCGGAACCGGGGAGGAAGCCCTGACCATTCTTGAAGAGGGAACCTATTTCGGCGAAATGGCCCTCATCGACGACGCTCCCCGATCTGCCGACGCAATTATACATGCGGAAACCGAGCTTTTTGCCATTTACAAAAAAGACTTTGATAACCTGTTATTCTTCGATAAAGACATCGCATACAAAATGCTCTGGGCATTCGTGCGCACCCTTTCTTCTCGACTCAGGGAGACAAACGACAAACTGAAGGCCTTCCTCCAGATGGCCGGAAATTTCTGA
- a CDS encoding glycosyltransferase — MNPVDLILFVIMMVFLVQVVANRMSIREPTVAIPKDFLPTVSVIIPARNEARTIGACVKSILAQSFDKFEIIVVDDGSTDNTAQVVSDIALTEPSVTLIRGRELPPHWFGKPYAQYEALKNAKGKYLLFLDADVILTRRALAMLLAAATQRGAGIVSMLPALSTDSFWENLVTPFIYFHLYLLFPAYAMNWPWEPLVAHAHNRCFLLEREMYKRIGGHSKASETIREAQVMAREVKAKGGKIGLLSGESLCRVRPYGPPPNLWDGLIRHHVSTASRSAMLSISFAAISFVLFVLPWLQLVSYLMGDVHTLFGVMVPIANVLLGAVMYLTATGRYGLTLGRALLVPLAALAWIVTIFRAIGKVSGTGTIQWKGRTVKP, encoded by the coding sequence ATGAATCCCGTAGACTTGATACTTTTTGTCATCATGATGGTGTTTCTGGTGCAGGTCGTTGCAAACCGCATGTCCATCAGGGAGCCGACGGTGGCCATCCCGAAGGATTTTCTCCCCACGGTATCGGTTATCATACCGGCGAGAAATGAAGCCAGGACCATCGGCGCCTGCGTCAAATCAATCCTTGCCCAGAGCTTCGATAAATTCGAAATCATCGTCGTGGACGACGGCTCCACGGACAACACCGCCCAGGTGGTTTCGGATATCGCCTTGACGGAGCCGAGCGTCACGCTTATCAGGGGCAGGGAGCTCCCCCCCCACTGGTTCGGGAAACCATACGCCCAGTACGAGGCGCTGAAGAACGCGAAGGGGAAATACCTCCTGTTTCTGGACGCGGACGTGATCCTGACCCGGAGGGCCCTGGCCATGCTCCTGGCCGCCGCCACGCAGCGTGGGGCGGGCATCGTTTCGATGCTCCCGGCGCTCTCCACGGACAGCTTCTGGGAAAACCTCGTCACGCCGTTCATCTATTTTCACCTCTATCTGTTGTTCCCCGCGTATGCCATGAACTGGCCCTGGGAACCGCTGGTGGCCCACGCACATAATCGCTGCTTTCTGCTGGAGAGGGAGATGTATAAGAGAATCGGCGGCCACAGCAAAGCCAGCGAAACCATACGTGAGGCCCAGGTGATGGCACGGGAGGTGAAGGCGAAGGGCGGGAAGATCGGATTGCTCTCGGGGGAGTCGTTATGCCGGGTCAGGCCCTACGGCCCGCCGCCGAACCTGTGGGACGGGTTGATACGGCACCACGTATCGACGGCGTCCCGCTCGGCGATGTTGTCGATATCGTTCGCGGCGATTTCTTTTGTTCTCTTCGTTCTGCCGTGGCTGCAGCTTGTATCGTATCTCATGGGAGACGTGCACACCCTCTTCGGCGTCATGGTGCCGATCGCCAACGTGTTGCTGGGGGCCGTGATGTACTTGACGGCGACGGGACGATACGGTCTCACCCTCGGTCGGGCGCTCCTTGTGCCCCTGGCGGCGCTGGCGTGGATCGTGACAATATTTCGAGCGATCGGAAAAGTGTCCGGCACGGGCACCATTCAGTGGAAGGGAAGGACCGTAAAGCCTTAG
- a CDS encoding aromatic ring hydroxylase has translation MRTREDYFESLYGMKKNIYLGGDVVGRDDPKLYPGMNTVSITFDAQMDQDIADLMFAQSHLSGEPVNRFTHIHRNADDLLKKQKMTRILCQRCGGCIQRCMGIDAVNALSAVTYACDQDRGTDYHQRFEAFLREFQENNTVGCCAQSDVKGDRRKRPHQQTDPDLYLRIVERKKDGIVVRGAKAHNTMAPYAEEIIAIPTRFLTSEEGDWAVAFAIPADTKGVKLLTRTTTVRERVPQLDAPMTLFGGADSMTVFDDVFIPSERVFLCGETEYGGQLALLFALFHRHSYTGCKPAITDIMMGAAALVSEYNGIEKSTHVRDKLAEMVSVAELTFAAGVAAAVESTAHPSGTCIPNVVYCNAGRRHAGMNIYHEYEILCDLAGGLPATLPYDTEFISPEVGDLLKKYLKRVDDISSEDQYRCFRAISDMTVSALGGVLQYAGVHGGGSPVMENIAIMGTYDIEEKKRLVKKLAGIENE, from the coding sequence ATGAGGACACGGGAAGACTATTTTGAAAGCCTGTACGGCATGAAGAAAAATATCTACCTGGGGGGGGACGTGGTGGGGAGGGACGATCCGAAACTATATCCCGGAATGAACACCGTCAGCATCACATTCGACGCCCAGATGGATCAAGATATCGCCGACCTGATGTTCGCCCAATCGCACCTGAGCGGGGAACCCGTCAATCGCTTCACGCATATCCACCGAAACGCCGACGATCTTTTGAAAAAACAGAAAATGACGCGGATCCTCTGCCAGCGCTGCGGCGGATGCATCCAGCGGTGTATGGGCATCGACGCCGTGAACGCACTCTCCGCCGTCACCTACGCGTGCGACCAGGATCGAGGAACCGATTATCATCAGCGCTTCGAGGCGTTTTTAAGGGAGTTTCAGGAGAACAACACCGTCGGCTGCTGCGCCCAGAGCGACGTGAAGGGGGACAGGCGAAAACGACCCCACCAGCAGACCGACCCGGATCTCTACCTCAGGATCGTCGAGAGGAAAAAGGACGGCATCGTGGTACGGGGCGCCAAGGCGCACAACACCATGGCTCCCTATGCCGAGGAGATTATCGCCATACCGACCCGTTTCCTGACAAGCGAGGAGGGGGACTGGGCGGTGGCCTTCGCGATCCCTGCGGATACGAAGGGCGTCAAGCTTTTGACCAGGACCACCACGGTGCGGGAGCGGGTGCCCCAGCTGGACGCGCCGATGACGCTCTTCGGCGGCGCAGACTCGATGACCGTCTTCGACGATGTATTCATTCCCTCAGAAAGGGTGTTTCTCTGCGGCGAAACCGAATACGGGGGACAGCTGGCGCTGCTCTTCGCCCTCTTCCACCGACACAGCTATACCGGATGCAAGCCGGCGATCACGGACATCATGATGGGGGCCGCGGCCCTGGTGTCGGAATATAACGGCATCGAGAAATCGACCCACGTGCGGGACAAGCTGGCGGAGATGGTCAGCGTGGCGGAGCTGACCTTCGCCGCGGGAGTGGCCGCGGCCGTTGAAAGCACCGCGCACCCGTCGGGAACGTGCATCCCGAATGTGGTCTACTGCAATGCGGGACGGCGCCACGCCGGGATGAATATCTACCATGAATACGAGATTCTGTGCGATCTGGCCGGGGGGTTGCCGGCGACGCTCCCCTATGATACGGAATTTATAAGTCCGGAGGTGGGGGATCTGCTGAAAAAATACCTCAAGCGTGTGGATGATATTTCGTCCGAGGACCAGTATCGCTGTTTTCGGGCGATATCGGACATGACGGTTTCCGCCCTGGGGGGCGTCCTTCAGTATGCCGGCGTGCACGGCGGCGGCTCACCGGTGATGGAGAACATCGCCATTATGGGGACCTATGACATCGAGGAAAAAAAGAGACTGGTCAAGAAGCTTGCGGGAATAGAGAACGAATAG